A region of Streptomyces sp. NBC_01788 DNA encodes the following proteins:
- a CDS encoding DUF6421 family protein has protein sequence MTEILVQVGAEEKVPPVARVVEHPAWPVLKDAVERIRPWQSKDGSIDFTAEGAPGRADADAAVRRVTDAVEELSPLLPHDAAYHEALVRDLRRWAEGGFEVPDFLDSLLAFQPAANRADGLQHLVVFPMYTQNGNPDRNLEAVVLRMVWPDWLAELERTRYDNPLFCGITFEDFTGGYDTNSAVLFPETIAVREAPERFSWGGIFCDREAARFRRVTAAAVDLLSLELPEDIAAMVLDQKRCEEAFVLWDMVHDRTHSHGDLPFDPFMIKQRQPFWMYGLEELRCDLTAFKEAVKLQADGVAQARDVQYAVLFDRMFRFPVTGERVRNYDGLGGQLLFAYLHKHDVVRWTDNKLSIDWERAPQVTNQLCGEIEKLYRDGIDRPKLVHWFAGYELVSTYLAPHPGSKWAKGPDALDLTQPPRKLVDDVLPDEFPLSMFFEALSKKLKNVIASTKGIVGAA, from the coding sequence ATGACGGAAATTCTTGTGCAGGTGGGTGCGGAGGAGAAGGTTCCTCCGGTGGCCAGGGTGGTTGAGCACCCGGCGTGGCCCGTGCTCAAGGATGCCGTGGAGCGAATCCGGCCATGGCAGTCGAAGGACGGCTCGATCGACTTCACGGCCGAGGGCGCCCCCGGGCGCGCGGACGCCGACGCCGCCGTACGCCGTGTGACCGACGCCGTCGAGGAGCTGTCCCCGCTGCTGCCGCACGACGCCGCCTACCACGAGGCGCTCGTGCGCGACCTGCGCCGCTGGGCCGAGGGCGGCTTCGAGGTGCCGGACTTCCTGGACTCGCTGCTGGCCTTCCAGCCCGCCGCGAACCGCGCGGACGGCCTCCAGCACCTGGTCGTCTTCCCCATGTACACGCAGAACGGCAACCCGGACCGCAACCTGGAGGCGGTCGTGCTGCGCATGGTCTGGCCGGACTGGCTGGCCGAACTGGAGCGCACCCGCTACGACAACCCGCTGTTCTGCGGCATCACCTTCGAGGACTTCACGGGCGGCTACGACACCAACTCCGCCGTCCTCTTCCCGGAGACCATCGCCGTGCGCGAGGCGCCGGAACGGTTCTCCTGGGGTGGCATCTTCTGCGACCGCGAGGCCGCCCGCTTCCGCCGGGTCACCGCCGCCGCCGTCGACCTGCTGAGCCTCGAACTGCCCGAGGACATCGCCGCCATGGTCCTCGACCAGAAGCGCTGCGAGGAGGCCTTCGTGCTGTGGGACATGGTCCACGACCGCACCCACAGCCACGGTGACCTGCCCTTCGACCCGTTCATGATCAAGCAGCGCCAGCCGTTCTGGATGTACGGCCTGGAGGAGCTGCGCTGCGACCTGACCGCCTTCAAGGAGGCCGTGAAGCTCCAGGCCGACGGTGTCGCGCAGGCCCGTGACGTGCAGTACGCGGTGCTGTTCGACCGCATGTTCCGCTTCCCGGTCACCGGCGAGCGCGTACGCAACTACGACGGCCTCGGCGGTCAGCTGCTCTTCGCCTACCTCCACAAGCACGACGTGGTGCGCTGGACCGACAACAAGCTCAGCATCGACTGGGAGCGCGCCCCGCAGGTCACCAACCAGCTGTGCGGCGAGATCGAGAAGCTCTACCGCGACGGCATCGACCGCCCCAAGCTGGTCCACTGGTTCGCCGGCTACGAGCTGGTCTCCACCTACCTCGCCCCGCACCCGGGCTCCAAGTGGGCGAAGGGTCCCGACGCCCTGGACCTGACCCAGCCCCCGCGCAAGCTCGTGGACGACGTCCTCCCGGACGAGTTCCCGCTCAGCATGTTCTTCGAGGCCCTGTCCAAGAAGCTGAAGAACGTGATCGCCTCCACGAAGGGGATCGTCGGAGCCGCCTGA
- a CDS encoding glycerophosphodiester phosphodiesterase, whose amino-acid sequence MNFLTIGHRGVMGVEPENTLRSFVAAQQAGLDVIELDLHLSKDGALVVMHDDEVDRTTDGSGAIADKTLAELRSLDAGRGERIPVFEEVLDAVRTPLQAEIKDVAAARALAGVLHERDLVSRVEVSSFHDEAITEIARLVPGVRTALVASRYGAGVVERATAAGAATVCLNIRRLTLEIVEQAREADLRIIGWVVNTLDHLRLVRALELDGATTDYPEIKLTGRFTA is encoded by the coding sequence TTGAACTTCCTTACCATCGGTCACCGCGGAGTCATGGGCGTCGAGCCCGAGAACACCCTCCGTTCCTTCGTCGCCGCCCAGCAGGCCGGTCTGGACGTCATCGAACTCGATCTGCACCTGAGCAAGGACGGCGCCCTCGTCGTCATGCACGACGACGAGGTGGACCGCACCACCGACGGCAGCGGCGCGATCGCCGACAAGACGCTCGCCGAGCTGCGCTCCCTGGACGCCGGCCGCGGCGAGCGGATTCCGGTCTTCGAGGAGGTCCTCGACGCGGTGCGGACGCCGCTCCAGGCCGAGATCAAGGACGTGGCCGCGGCCCGGGCGCTGGCCGGGGTGCTGCACGAGCGTGACCTGGTCTCCCGGGTCGAGGTGTCCTCGTTCCACGACGAGGCGATCACCGAGATCGCCCGGCTGGTGCCGGGGGTGCGCACCGCGCTCGTGGCCAGCCGCTACGGCGCCGGCGTCGTCGAGCGCGCCACCGCCGCCGGCGCCGCGACCGTCTGCCTGAACATCCGCCGGCTCACCCTGGAGATCGTCGAGCAGGCGCGCGAGGCGGATCTGCGGATCATCGGCTGGGTCGTGAACACCCTGGACCACCTGCGTCTGGTCCGCGCCCTGGAGCTGGACGGGGCGACCACCGACTACCCGGAGATCAAGCTCACCGGCCGCTTCACCGCCTGA
- a CDS encoding GNAT family N-acetyltransferase: MTTAAGGLTFRDARDTDVDTLVRLIESAYRGDSSRAGWTTEADILQGQRTDPEGVLEVIKSPGSRLLTVERDGSVVACCQLEHKGDHAYFGMFAVSPTLQGAGLGKVVIAEAERRARQEWGVREMHMTVISVREDLIAWYERRGYRRTGKTSPFPYGDERFGVPQRDDLEFELLVKGLGQ, translated from the coding sequence ATGACGACCGCCGCCGGTGGACTGACCTTCCGCGACGCCCGCGACACCGATGTCGACACGCTGGTGCGCCTGATCGAGTCGGCGTACCGCGGGGACTCCAGCCGGGCCGGCTGGACCACCGAGGCGGACATCCTCCAGGGACAGCGCACCGACCCCGAGGGCGTGCTGGAGGTGATCAAGTCGCCCGGCAGCCGGCTGCTGACGGTGGAGCGGGACGGCAGCGTGGTCGCCTGCTGCCAGCTCGAGCACAAGGGGGACCACGCCTACTTCGGCATGTTCGCGGTCAGTCCCACGTTGCAGGGCGCGGGCCTGGGCAAGGTGGTCATCGCGGAGGCCGAGCGCCGGGCCCGACAGGAGTGGGGCGTCAGGGAGATGCACATGACCGTGATCTCCGTACGCGAGGACCTGATCGCCTGGTACGAGCGCCGCGGCTACCGCCGTACGGGAAAGACGTCCCCCTTCCCGTACGGCGACGAGCGCTTCGGCGTTCCGCAGCGCGACGACCTGGAGTTCGAGCTGCTGGTCAAGGGACTCGGCCAGTGA
- a CDS encoding VOC family protein, producing MVHVLSSRTLVRPADPERSRVFYGERLGLAVHREFGTGPERGTVYFLGGGFLELSGRSDDPPSPSLRLWLQVEDVAAAHEELRAKGVEITREPVREPWGLIEMWIADPDGTPIVLVEVPAGHPLRYRPGI from the coding sequence ATGGTGCACGTACTCAGCAGTCGGACACTGGTCCGGCCCGCGGACCCCGAACGCTCCCGTGTCTTCTACGGCGAGCGGCTGGGCCTCGCCGTCCACCGCGAGTTCGGCACGGGGCCGGAGCGCGGCACCGTCTACTTCCTCGGTGGCGGTTTCCTGGAGCTCTCCGGGCGCTCCGACGACCCGCCGTCCCCCTCCCTGCGGCTGTGGCTCCAGGTCGAGGACGTGGCGGCGGCCCACGAGGAGCTGCGTGCGAAGGGCGTGGAGATCACGCGGGAGCCGGTGCGCGAGCCGTGGGGCCTGATCGAGATGTGGATCGCCGATCCGGACGGCACGCCCATCGTCCTCGTCGAGGTGCCGGCCGGGCATCCGCTGCGGTACCGGCCGGGAATCTGA
- a CDS encoding VOC family protein — MEFDKPVVGGPCWAELGTSDLDASTRFYTEVFGWRMRRDPRLVSGDYTLAHLGDAPVAAITPLYQKSQPVAWNVSFAVADADATANKVVEAGGTVIHGPRDIYDEGRFTVALDPSGAAFQMWEPREFSGAGVFNRPGSLGWVELVTRNPKRARDFYTSVFGWSVNASEWYTQWGLHGEDFGGVTAMHDRFPADVPPHWLPYFAVEDVEVSTDVAVRAGAKALLEPTALADGPHIAVLRDPQGATFGVYQSARES, encoded by the coding sequence ATGGAGTTCGACAAGCCTGTGGTCGGCGGACCCTGCTGGGCGGAGCTGGGCACCAGCGATCTGGATGCGTCCACGCGGTTCTACACGGAGGTCTTCGGCTGGCGCATGCGCCGCGATCCCCGGCTGGTCTCGGGTGACTACACCCTCGCTCACCTGGGGGACGCGCCGGTCGCGGCAATCACACCCCTGTACCAGAAGTCGCAGCCGGTCGCGTGGAACGTCTCGTTCGCCGTAGCGGATGCGGACGCCACGGCGAACAAGGTGGTGGAGGCCGGCGGGACAGTGATCCACGGCCCGCGCGACATCTACGACGAGGGCCGCTTCACCGTGGCCCTGGACCCGTCGGGCGCGGCCTTCCAGATGTGGGAGCCGCGGGAGTTCTCCGGTGCCGGGGTGTTCAACCGGCCCGGCTCGCTGGGCTGGGTGGAACTCGTCACCCGCAACCCCAAGCGGGCCAGGGACTTCTACACGAGCGTGTTCGGCTGGAGCGTCAACGCCTCGGAGTGGTACACACAGTGGGGTCTGCACGGCGAGGACTTCGGCGGCGTGACGGCGATGCACGACCGCTTCCCGGCCGATGTGCCGCCGCACTGGCTGCCGTACTTCGCGGTCGAGGACGTCGAGGTGAGCACGGACGTCGCGGTGCGGGCCGGTGCCAAGGCCCTGCTGGAGCCCACGGCGCTCGCGGACGGGCCCCACATCGCGGTGCTGCGGGACCCCCAGGGCGCGACCTTCGGCGTCTACCAGTCCGCCCGGGAGAGCTGA
- a CDS encoding MarR family winged helix-turn-helix transcriptional regulator: protein MTARHGGPAHGEAATGDAAHERTRPAETGPGDDTVAGVVRQWRAVHPDLDTAPMEVIGRINRCAALLQQAEDAPLRRAGLSRPEFDLLGALRRTGDELTPSELTRETFSSGAAVTKRLKQLTERGLVERRGDTRDRRVAHVRLTDAGRDLVDGILPEQLAYERAVLSGLASQERDGLASLLGELLGRLEGRPGALRL from the coding sequence ATGACGGCGAGGCACGGAGGGCCGGCCCACGGGGAGGCGGCGACCGGGGACGCGGCGCACGAGCGGACCCGCCCCGCGGAGACCGGGCCGGGCGACGACACCGTCGCGGGCGTGGTCCGCCAGTGGCGGGCCGTCCACCCCGACCTGGACACCGCGCCGATGGAGGTCATCGGCCGGATCAACCGCTGCGCCGCCCTCCTCCAGCAGGCCGAGGACGCGCCCCTGCGCCGGGCGGGGCTCAGCCGGCCCGAGTTCGACCTGCTCGGGGCACTGCGGCGGACCGGGGACGAGCTCACCCCGAGCGAACTGACCCGCGAGACCTTCTCCTCGGGGGCCGCCGTCACGAAACGCCTCAAGCAGCTCACCGAGCGCGGCCTGGTGGAGCGCCGCGGCGACACCCGCGACCGCCGGGTCGCCCACGTCCGCCTCACGGACGCCGGACGCGACCTCGTCGACGGCATCCTGCCGGAACAGCTCGCCTACGAACGGGCCGTCCTGTCCGGCCTGGCCAGTCAGGAACGGGACGGGCTCGCCTCGCTCCTCGGCGAGCTCCTCGGCCGGCTTGAGGGACGCCCGGGCGCCCTGCGTCTCTGA
- a CDS encoding FUSC family protein, with amino-acid sequence MSSVPPTPLNRIARHLPLTGVLRLGRPSDIWFKPALSAVVSVALPTLTLLVLGRLDLAMYTMAGSLCALYAHNRPYAARARALAWVVVGMIGGLAVALVTASLTADPVVLVTVGALMAAVQKALCDATRIGPPGNVVLTFISSASLFAPQTLGQIPAHLALALAAAAWAWLVGMAPGLLRPHGPERRATAQALNAAAAHAATAGAVDGHARTRAAAAAAVHAAWRTLLSTGARTAPRRALERLVVRAEVALAAPADADPERLRAWARQLCGTGPVPEAGETAADTDELLGVDAETAAPHRPWWTLLGPLTPIVVRTALGCALAGYASLALGIGRPYWALVTAASLYQANMTLTWKRSIQRVVGNLVGVLVFAAVAPLAHASDLALVLLCMAFNFGAEALMGRNYWLGSICVTPLALLVVEFAGYHEPGELITERAVDTVVGALVGFVAAVAVTNRRAGDRIEHALAAVDRARERAGRLLAEERPAPAALESARRSLAATLVDLRATADAASGEWWQRALPEERVVLTEQSAHRTLAATIRRQGAHAPASTGETTEDVRP; translated from the coding sequence ATGAGCAGTGTGCCCCCCACCCCCCTGAACCGGATCGCCCGGCATCTTCCACTCACCGGCGTGCTGCGGCTCGGCCGCCCCTCGGACATCTGGTTCAAGCCCGCCCTGAGCGCCGTCGTCTCCGTCGCCCTGCCGACCCTCACCCTGCTCGTCCTCGGCCGGCTCGACCTCGCCATGTACACGATGGCGGGCTCGCTGTGCGCCCTGTACGCGCACAACCGCCCCTACGCCGCCCGGGCCCGCGCCCTGGCCTGGGTGGTCGTCGGCATGATCGGCGGCCTCGCCGTCGCCCTGGTCACCGCCTCGCTCACCGCCGACCCGGTCGTCCTCGTCACCGTCGGCGCCCTGATGGCCGCCGTGCAGAAGGCGCTGTGCGACGCCACCCGCATCGGACCGCCCGGCAACGTCGTCCTCACCTTCATCAGCTCCGCCTCCCTGTTCGCCCCGCAGACCCTCGGGCAGATCCCCGCCCACCTGGCGCTGGCCCTCGCCGCGGCGGCCTGGGCCTGGCTGGTCGGCATGGCACCCGGACTGCTGCGCCCGCACGGCCCGGAGCGCCGCGCCACCGCGCAGGCGCTGAACGCGGCCGCCGCCCACGCCGCCACCGCCGGCGCCGTCGACGGCCACGCCCGCACCCGCGCCGCCGCGGCCGCCGCCGTCCACGCGGCCTGGCGGACGCTGTTGTCCACCGGCGCCCGCACCGCTCCCCGCCGCGCCCTGGAACGGCTCGTCGTACGCGCCGAGGTCGCGCTCGCCGCCCCCGCGGACGCGGACCCCGAGCGGCTGCGCGCCTGGGCCCGCCAGCTGTGCGGGACCGGTCCGGTCCCCGAGGCCGGCGAGACCGCGGCGGACACCGACGAACTGCTTGGCGTGGACGCCGAGACCGCCGCCCCGCACCGGCCCTGGTGGACCCTGCTCGGCCCGCTGACCCCGATCGTGGTGCGCACCGCGCTGGGCTGCGCCCTCGCCGGCTACGCCTCCCTCGCGCTCGGCATCGGCCGCCCCTACTGGGCCCTGGTCACCGCCGCCTCCCTGTACCAGGCCAACATGACCCTGACCTGGAAGCGGAGCATCCAGCGAGTCGTCGGCAACCTCGTCGGCGTCCTCGTCTTCGCCGCCGTCGCCCCGCTCGCGCACGCCAGCGACCTGGCCCTCGTCCTGCTCTGCATGGCCTTCAACTTCGGCGCCGAGGCGCTGATGGGCCGCAACTACTGGCTCGGCAGCATCTGCGTGACCCCGCTGGCACTGCTCGTCGTCGAGTTCGCCGGGTACCACGAGCCGGGCGAGCTGATCACCGAGCGGGCCGTGGACACCGTCGTCGGCGCGTTGGTCGGCTTCGTGGCCGCCGTCGCCGTCACCAACCGCCGGGCCGGCGACCGCATCGAGCACGCCCTGGCCGCCGTCGACCGGGCCCGCGAACGGGCCGGCCGCCTGCTCGCCGAGGAGCGGCCCGCGCCCGCCGCCCTGGAGTCCGCCCGCCGGAGCCTGGCCGCCACGCTGGTCGATCTGCGCGCCACCGCCGACGCCGCGTCCGGCGAGTGGTGGCAACGCGCCCTGCCCGAGGAGCGGGTCGTGCTCACCGAGCAGTCCGCACACCGTACGCTCGCCGCGACGATACGACGCCAGGGCGCGCACGCCCCGGCGAGCACGGGCGAGACGACGGAGGACGTACGGCCATGA
- a CDS encoding DUF5134 domain-containing protein produces the protein MHGSASPSWLLVALCAATGAYCLLRMRSSVEEQRRAAGGEAFMGFGMAAMAVPAAVFTPPAWAWSAYGALFGVTALRALWSARTSPHHRHHLVGTVAMVYMSVVMAVSPGSHHHGGAGVPPLTGALLLYFAGYVLLSGVRLVPAGAATVSGTPGGTAWGDRPELARACRLSMGIAMVAMLLTI, from the coding sequence GTGCACGGATCGGCTTCGCCCAGCTGGCTGCTGGTCGCGCTGTGCGCGGCGACCGGGGCGTACTGCCTGCTGCGGATGCGCAGCAGCGTCGAGGAGCAGCGCCGTGCCGCGGGCGGTGAGGCGTTCATGGGCTTCGGCATGGCGGCCATGGCCGTCCCGGCGGCGGTGTTCACGCCACCGGCGTGGGCCTGGTCGGCCTACGGGGCACTCTTCGGCGTGACCGCGCTGCGCGCGCTGTGGTCGGCGCGGACGAGCCCGCACCATCGGCACCATCTGGTGGGCACGGTGGCCATGGTCTACATGTCCGTGGTGATGGCCGTCTCGCCCGGCTCCCACCACCACGGCGGGGCGGGAGTCCCACCGCTCACCGGCGCGCTGCTGCTGTACTTCGCCGGATACGTCCTGCTGTCCGGCGTCCGGCTGGTCCCCGCCGGGGCGGCGACCGTCAGCGGCACGCCCGGCGGCACGGCATGGGGCGACCGACCGGAGCTGGCCCGTGCGTGCCGGCTGTCGATGGGGATAGCGATGGTGGCGATGCTGCTGACCATTTGA
- a CDS encoding M56 family metallopeptidase, translating to MMVPAVLLLLGALTAVAAPRLLARADWPDREPVLALWVWQCVVAAVLLCCALSMTLSAAAAWQAVRGHLFAPAPRSVVEAYALGTAAAWAPTTAVALACGGAWSAAMLLREVVRARARRRLRRAELLVRAPLLPGEEPGSDRLVVLEGERPDAWWLPGPSPQLVITTAALRRLSGRQLDAVLAHEQGHARARHDWLLHCSGALAGGFPQVPVFAAFRDEMHRLVELAADDMASRRFGRLTTALALVQLNEHRGVFGPCPAGQAHISQRVHRLLTPPNRLPAARRLRLTAVASLVPVIPVLVAVTPGLRALG from the coding sequence ATGATGGTCCCCGCGGTCCTGCTGCTGCTCGGTGCCCTGACCGCCGTCGCCGCCCCCCGACTGCTCGCCCGGGCCGACTGGCCGGACCGTGAACCGGTGCTCGCGCTGTGGGTGTGGCAGTGCGTGGTCGCCGCGGTCCTGCTGTGCTGCGCGCTGTCGATGACGCTCAGCGCGGCCGCCGCCTGGCAGGCGGTGCGCGGCCATCTGTTCGCCCCGGCCCCGCGTTCCGTGGTGGAGGCCTACGCGCTCGGCACGGCCGCCGCCTGGGCACCGACGACCGCGGTGGCGCTCGCGTGCGGCGGGGCGTGGAGTGCGGCGATGCTGCTGCGCGAGGTGGTGCGGGCCCGGGCTCGACGCCGGCTGCGACGCGCTGAACTCCTCGTGCGCGCCCCGCTGTTGCCCGGCGAGGAACCCGGCTCCGACCGGCTCGTGGTGCTGGAGGGCGAGCGGCCGGACGCCTGGTGGCTGCCCGGCCCGTCCCCCCAACTGGTCATCACCACGGCCGCGTTGCGCCGGCTCAGCGGACGGCAGCTGGACGCCGTCCTCGCGCACGAGCAGGGCCACGCGCGGGCCCGGCACGACTGGCTGCTGCACTGTTCCGGCGCGCTCGCCGGCGGCTTTCCCCAGGTGCCGGTGTTCGCCGCGTTCCGCGACGAGATGCACCGTCTGGTCGAACTCGCCGCCGACGACATGGCCTCACGCCGCTTCGGCCGTCTGACGACCGCCCTCGCCCTGGTGCAACTCAACGAGCACCGCGGTGTGTTCGGCCCCTGCCCGGCCGGCCAGGCGCACATCTCTCAGCGCGTGCACCGCCTCCTCACTCCCCCGAACCGCCTTCCGGCCGCCCGCCGGCTGCGCCTGACGGCCGTCGCCTCGCTCGTGCCGGTGATACCGGTCCTGGTGGCGGTGACACCCGGCTTGAGGGCACTGGGCTAG
- a CDS encoding HAD family hydrolase, giving the protein MTAVLFDFSGTLFRVESCESWLRAALDAAELTLGEQELAGAAQALEEAGALPGGASPLRVPGEVAELWENRDRSAEEHQAAYTALSRQVPLPEPALHDALYDRHMTPAAWAPYPDAAEVLRTLHERGIGVAVVSNIGWDLRPVFRTHGLDAYVDAYVLSYEHSIQKPDPRLFALACAALDADPKDVLMVGDNRQADGGAAALGCGVHFVDHLPVARRPDALLPVLDLLGPTDRAIRTD; this is encoded by the coding sequence ATGACTGCCGTGCTCTTCGACTTCTCCGGGACCCTCTTCCGCGTCGAGTCCTGCGAATCCTGGCTGAGAGCCGCCCTCGACGCGGCGGAACTCACCCTTGGGGAGCAGGAGTTGGCCGGTGCGGCACAAGCGCTGGAGGAGGCCGGGGCACTGCCGGGCGGGGCGTCCCCGCTACGCGTGCCCGGCGAGGTGGCCGAGCTGTGGGAGAACCGGGACCGCAGCGCCGAGGAGCACCAGGCCGCCTACACCGCCCTGTCCCGCCAAGTGCCGCTGCCCGAACCCGCGTTGCACGACGCGCTGTACGACCGGCACATGACACCGGCGGCCTGGGCCCCCTACCCGGACGCGGCCGAGGTGCTGCGCACGTTGCACGAGCGCGGGATCGGCGTGGCCGTCGTGAGCAACATCGGCTGGGACCTGCGCCCGGTGTTCCGCACCCACGGCCTCGACGCGTACGTGGACGCCTATGTGCTGTCGTACGAGCACAGCATCCAGAAGCCGGACCCGCGTCTGTTCGCCCTCGCCTGCGCGGCGCTCGACGCCGACCCGAAGGACGTGCTCATGGTCGGCGACAACCGCCAGGCGGACGGCGGCGCGGCCGCCCTGGGCTGCGGCGTGCACTTCGTGGACCACCTGCCGGTCGCGCGGCGGCCGGACGCGCTGCTCCCCGTCCTCGACCTGCTCGGCCCGACGGACCGAGCCATTCGAACGGACTGA
- a CDS encoding TetR/AcrR family transcriptional regulator: MSPRSASVNEELRRRSRERLLQAAVELVGEHGYDATTLGAITDRAGSARGLVSYYFPGKRQLVQSAVHRLMHRTLQEALEREPHSEDGRERLARAIDAILGLARDRPVLMRQHMAGILHEEGFVQCPEQQRLSELLRDTVARRGSRDVDADYPMLRALLMGAVYAALVPGAPMPVPALRAELFERYGLDWNLGTPPGAQPPGGSCDTDLSRFFATGRIPAPPQER; encoded by the coding sequence ATGTCCCCGCGAAGCGCCTCGGTCAACGAAGAGTTGCGGCGGCGTTCCCGGGAGCGGCTCCTCCAGGCGGCGGTCGAGCTGGTCGGCGAGCACGGGTACGACGCGACGACGCTCGGCGCCATCACCGACCGCGCGGGGTCGGCACGCGGACTGGTCTCCTACTACTTCCCCGGCAAGCGCCAGCTCGTGCAGTCCGCCGTGCACCGGCTGATGCACCGCACACTCCAGGAGGCGTTGGAGCGGGAACCGCACAGCGAGGACGGCCGGGAGCGGCTGGCGCGGGCCATCGACGCGATCCTGGGTCTCGCCCGGGACCGGCCGGTGCTGATGCGCCAGCACATGGCGGGGATCCTGCACGAGGAGGGCTTCGTGCAGTGCCCCGAGCAGCAGCGCCTCTCCGAGCTGCTGCGGGACACCGTGGCCCGGCGCGGTTCGCGGGACGTCGACGCCGACTACCCGATGCTGCGCGCGCTGCTGATGGGCGCCGTCTACGCCGCGCTGGTGCCCGGGGCACCGATGCCGGTACCGGCACTGCGGGCCGAGCTGTTCGAGCGCTACGGGCTCGACTGGAACCTGGGGACGCCGCCCGGGGCGCAGCCGCCCGGCGGGTCCTGCGACACGGACCTGTCCCGTTTCTTCGCGACCGGCCGGATCCCGGCACCCCCGCAGGAGCGGTAG
- a CDS encoding FAD-dependent oxidoreductase, giving the protein MLRVAVVGSGPSGCYTAQGLVQQDPSVCVDVLDRLPCPYGLVRYGVAPDHEKIKSLQNNLRTVLEHERVRFLGGVQVGGPGGLPVARLRELYHAVVYCVGAATDRRLHIPGEDLPGSWSATEFVSWYSAHPDSADSGFVRGARSAVVVGVGNVAVDVTRILARGPAELSPTDMPDGALTALAASRVTEIHMVGRRGPSQARFTTKELRELGALPDTDVVVDPEELAMDPACADPSALPAAQRRNVEVLRGWAATPPRGGTRRIRLRFFLRPVELLADDGRVGAVRLERTTPDGHGGVTGTGQYEDIAAQLVLRSVGYRGVPLDGLPFDAGTGTVPHRNGRVLRDGAVAPGEYVAGWIKRGPTGVIGTNRPCAKETVASLLQDAPGLLGRPVPDDSFPVLRAEGAEPVGWAGWQAIERAEAELGASLGRSVVKLPDWESLRAAAGTTVS; this is encoded by the coding sequence GTGCTGCGTGTCGCCGTCGTCGGCTCGGGGCCGAGCGGGTGCTACACCGCTCAGGGCCTGGTCCAGCAGGACCCCTCGGTGTGCGTCGACGTCCTCGACCGGCTGCCGTGCCCGTACGGGCTCGTGCGCTACGGCGTGGCGCCGGACCACGAGAAGATCAAGTCCCTGCAGAACAACCTGCGCACGGTCCTTGAGCACGAACGGGTCCGGTTCCTCGGCGGCGTCCAGGTCGGCGGCCCCGGCGGACTGCCCGTCGCACGGCTGCGCGAGCTGTACCACGCGGTGGTGTACTGCGTGGGCGCGGCCACCGACCGCCGTCTGCACATCCCGGGCGAGGACCTGCCGGGCAGCTGGTCGGCGACCGAGTTCGTCTCCTGGTACAGCGCCCACCCCGACTCCGCGGACAGCGGTTTCGTGCGGGGCGCGCGGTCGGCCGTCGTCGTCGGCGTGGGCAATGTCGCCGTGGACGTCACGCGCATCCTGGCGCGCGGCCCGGCCGAGCTGAGCCCCACCGACATGCCCGACGGCGCGCTCACCGCGCTCGCCGCGAGCCGGGTCACCGAGATCCACATGGTGGGCCGGCGCGGCCCGTCGCAGGCCCGGTTCACGACCAAGGAGCTGCGCGAGCTGGGCGCCCTGCCGGACACCGACGTCGTCGTCGACCCGGAGGAGCTGGCCATGGACCCGGCCTGCGCGGACCCCTCTGCGCTGCCCGCCGCCCAGCGCCGCAACGTCGAGGTCCTGCGCGGCTGGGCCGCCACGCCGCCGAGGGGCGGCACCCGTCGGATCCGGCTGCGTTTCTTCCTGCGCCCCGTGGAACTGCTCGCCGACGACGGCCGCGTGGGTGCGGTGCGGCTGGAGCGCACGACGCCGGACGGACACGGCGGCGTCACCGGGACCGGGCAGTACGAGGACATCGCGGCCCAGCTGGTGCTGCGGTCGGTGGGCTACCGCGGGGTGCCGCTGGACGGGCTGCCGTTCGACGCGGGCACCGGCACGGTGCCGCACCGGAACGGGCGCGTGCTGCGGGACGGCGCCGTCGCGCCGGGCGAGTACGTGGCCGGCTGGATCAAGCGGGGCCCTACGGGCGTCATCGGCACCAACCGGCCGTGCGCGAAGGAGACAGTCGCCTCGCTGCTCCAGGACGCGCCAGGACTCCTGGGCAGGCCGGTGCCGGACGACAGCTTCCCGGTGCTGCGTGCCGAGGGCGCCGAGCCCGTGGGTTGGGCGGGCTGGCAGGCCATCGAGCGGGCCGAGGCGGAACTCGGCGCCTCCCTCGGGCGCAGCGTGGTCAAGCTGCCGGACTGGGAGTCCCTGCGCGCGGCGGCCGGCACCACGGTCTCCTAG